In a genomic window of Aggregatimonas sangjinii:
- a CDS encoding DUF4230 domain-containing protein, whose protein sequence is MKKVLAGVLITLAAVFIFRSCNDDKKEKSILEENSMLIQQQIENVSKLVVTEGHFAEVYNYRDSKQLFGYLIAADKKALVVVNAEVTVAYDLSQIEFELDEQARTLHIKSLPEPEIKINPDFEYYDVTADYLNPFEATDYNKIKKNVNASLMRKVEASSLKSNAQNRLISELQKFYILTSSMGWTLTYNDEVVREDFPLLLEKD, encoded by the coding sequence ATGAAAAAAGTTCTAGCAGGCGTCTTAATCACATTGGCAGCGGTATTTATCTTCCGTTCGTGTAACGATGACAAGAAGGAGAAGTCGATTCTCGAGGAAAATTCGATGTTGATACAACAACAAATCGAAAACGTGTCGAAATTGGTGGTGACCGAAGGGCACTTTGCCGAAGTATACAATTATAGGGATTCCAAACAGCTCTTCGGGTATTTGATAGCGGCGGATAAAAAAGCCTTGGTCGTTGTAAATGCCGAGGTGACCGTGGCGTACGATTTAAGCCAAATCGAATTCGAGCTAGACGAACAGGCGAGGACACTGCATATCAAAAGCCTTCCCGAACCGGAAATAAAGATCAATCCCGATTTTGAGTACTACGACGTTACGGCCGATTACCTGAATCCGTTCGAAGCGACGGATTACAACAAAATCAAGAAGAATGTCAACGCCTCTCTGATGAGAAAAGTGGAGGCTTCTTCATTGAAAAGCAATGCGCAAAATCGATTGATCAGCGAGTTGCAAAAATTCTATATTTTGACGAGTTCCATGGGGTGGACACTCACTTATAACGATGAGGTGGTACGTGAGGATTTTCCGCTTCTATTGGAAAAAGACTGA